From the genome of Astyanax mexicanus isolate ESR-SI-001 chromosome 3, AstMex3_surface, whole genome shotgun sequence:
TATCTGGACAGAGGCCACCTCTTTTGGTCCAACAAAACtgtggtcctttggtccggactgtGGTTTGTGGCCCCTTTCACACTtggtattttggtttggaccaatgTCCCAAAGTCTAGACCAAGTCTACACAAGTCTAAACAAAGTcagaattaaaatacatttaagtggaCCTGAACTTTTTACTTGTGAGAATTACAACATAGATATATGCAACTCCAATTTCTACTAAAACAGTAAAATTTAGATTTTCTTTACTAGTAAACACGCTGAAATTATGATACCTGTAACTAGACTTTTTACTAATAAAAGCTGGTTTCATTTTAGGCTTGGTGGCTTAACAGTTTTATGGGTAAATGATATAAAGGCTGTTTGTCTAAGTGATACAGGAGTTGGCTAATTTCAGTTAGCTCCCAGCTAGTTAGCCAATGTTCCTAAAACCCCCTCTGAATCATGTCTGTACATAGCCCTGTACTGGAGGAAACCCACAAACACACAGTACACTGAACACACGTCCCCCCTCCGCCTTTGTTCAGTTTTGTCCAGTCGAGCCTCCTCAGGCTCCTCCTCCACTTCCCCCTTTCTCCCCCGTTCTTTCAGCAGCAGCTGTGCACACGCTGTACGCACCCGCTCCATGCGCTGTCCACGCGCCGCttctgcgctctgattggctgaagccgACACAAACAAGCCTGCTCAGCCAATGGGAGAGGTGTTCACGCGCTGAGCCATGCTGTGCATGCCCTGAGCACATGCACAGCTGAGAGTGGTAAACAAGGCTAGTGAGTCACTAGCGGTATAAAACCTAGAGCTAGCCGTTCTGTCTCACAGCTACACGAGTATCAGTGGCAGCGGGAGCGTGTAAATGTTGAGTTTGTGAGATAAAAGAACAGCACTTGTGATTGTGTAGGTGAATTAGCCTAGCTTCACACTACGAGGCTGCATTAAGCTCTTATTTAGATGCAGCAGTGAGATAGGAGGCTTTTCAGCTTCGCAAAAGCAGAAAACAGGTGCTTGTTTTTGAGCCTTTTTTTCTTGGAGATAAGGACAGAAAAGGTCTGAAGATGGTGGCGATGACCAAGAGAATGAAGGTCTTCGAGATCGCCTTCAACGATCCGTCCAAGACCTTCTacagcagtggagataaagtggcCGGGAAGGTGCTGGTGGAGGTGGCCGAGGTGACCCGGGTGCTGGCAATGAAAGTGCTGGGCATCGGCTGTGCCAAGGTGGAATATGCCAAGGGAAAGCAGAGGTGCAGGGAGGAGATTGACTACCTGAAGTACGAGGAGGTGGTCCACCTGGATGATCAGCCTGCAGGTGAGGACATCAGTGGTTAATGGAAACTGTGCATGCTGCATCATTAACTATGTATGTTAGCTAGACATGTGTgaagttttgttgttgttgctgctgctatGGACCTGCCTATAGACCTGGAACAACTGTAACCTAATTAATTAACTATCTAAACTAGCCTCACAGTCAAACGATTAAATTAAGATGgctatttattctgtttttggacttttttttttggcttttttttcttAGTGTAAAATTAGCTGTTTGTTTTCACAATGCAATGCACGAACTGAAACGATGCAACAATGAAATGAAGCCCTAAAAGACAGTTAAAACAGTAGCCAACATTTGGAAATTGGTATTAAAGTAACTTTTATTAAGCTAACTAGTTTAAGTAGGCCATAACGTATTAGTCTTAAgtaaaatgtgaagttttattaatggtgtaaaaccATTTTGAGTAGACATGGCAAAGGAAAGGATAGTTAACTTTATGGGAAAGAAAACCCTTTaaaatgtagctttttttttatagaaattgaTGTAATCTATCTATATGACTAAACATGTCCATTAGTTTTAGTTAAACCTTGCTAGCCCAGTTAACTAAAGCATAACATGCCCCCAAGCGTGGATGCTGACGTAGCTACTGAGGTGGGATTCCCCAGGAGCAGCATGGAATTTCAAGCCAGTCCCCATGGAGTTTCATCTTTTATGTGCTCTACTTCCTGTCATGCCTGAAACAGGAAATGTTTATCTGGCTCAGGTTTACATGAAGctagataaaacaaaaaagaaaatgtggaCAGACTGCTTGTTTAAAAGAACTGGATTACATTGCAGTTAGTTTGCATTGTCTGTATTTTCAAGCACATCTTAAACAGGAAATCAGAAAAACTACAGATCTCTCTAAGATTGAACCAAACTAAAATAGTGAGGTTACAGGCTTAATTTGGTGTGCAATGCTTATTCTGATGAACTGAAaatcttaaatatatttattaacatgagcatttttttgtattttctaacaGATACTGATGGCTCAGTCATCCTCCGTCCTGGGAACAAATATGAATACTCCTTTGGCTTTGAGCTTCCACCTGGGTAAGTGTGATCACTGCTTTGGTTTCACTTTAACATTCATTTCTGTACTGCAGTAGTTTTGCAGGTTGGCAGAAAAAAAGGAAGTTAGTAACATATTTTGCCACACTTCATTTTATAGGCAACTGGTGTCCTCATACAAAGGCAAGTTTGGATATGTGCAGTACTACGTGAAGGCCCTGATGGAGAGGCCCTCTCAGCCTGCCCTGGAGTGCAAGAAGCACTTTGAGGTGGAGGAACCGATCGATGTGAACACCCCAGACCTCCTGGTAAGACTTCATTTGGATTCATTTTTATCGACTTATAGTGGAATTATTTATGACCACTTTGTGGTGTATTCCCACAGTAACTTGTCATCTTACTCACTAAAAAGATGTGTATGATAGCTCTATTAATTTGCTAATGTGATTGCTGGTGTGTATACAGATCAACAAAATAGATTAAGATATAGCCAATAACTGTTAAAATGTGATCTTTCATTTGACTAAATTTACTCTTCTTTTCCTCCCTTTCCTGTCTTTGCCAATCCTCAGTCTCCAACAGGTGGTATGAAGGAGAAGAAAGTCACCTGCATGTTCATTCCTGATGGCCAAGTTTCCCTGAATGCCAAGATTGACAGAAGGGGCTTCTGTGAAGGCGAGGACATCTGCATTGACGCAAAGTTCGAGAACACCTGCTCAAGGATTGTGGTGCCTAAAGCCGCCATTGTGGCCAAGCACACATACCAGGCCACTGGACGCACCAAGGTCTTCCGGCAGAAGCTGTCCTCAGTTCGGGGCAATCACATCATCTCGGGCATGTGCGATGCTTGGCAGGGGAAGACCATCCGTGTGCCCAAGATCAAACCATCCATGCTTGGCTGCAACATCATCCGTGTGGAGTATGCTCTCATGGTGAGTGTTGGCAGGTGATACTGGGTGTAGAGTATGAGGGCACTGCATGTTTGATTTATAGACGTTGGTTGTAACAGTCTTAAACATTATCATAGAATAGTTTATTCTGAATGTTACAAGCCTTAATCTGACCATGCATTTTCTTTTGGCTTCAGATCTACATGCACATCCCAGGCAGTGATAAGCTGATACTGGAGCTTCCACTTGTCATCGGTACCGTGCCCTACAACGGCTTCGGCAGTCGAACAAACAGCGTGAGCAGCCAGGAGGGTTCAGTCAGCACATCTTCGGCCAGCTGGGTGTCCTTGCGTATGCCGTCCTCTGCTCCTCCAAGCTACTGCGACGTGACCCGTGACTGCAGGCTTGACCAGCCTCTCACACCCCTGCTGGATGACTACGATGGTGGGGACAGTCCTATCTTCATGAACGCTCCACACTTCCAGTTCCCTCCCCTCCCTGCTTACTCAGAGGTGAGTTTAACTTGCACGTTTTAGTGCTTAATATTAAGTTGCTAAGATTTAAAACACATAGCAAGTGTCAGCAAAATCTTACATTTCTATAGTGTTAATAAACGTCCAATTACCTATTTGATGTGATCAGAAGTGGCAACTAAGTAGGATCAAAGCCACCTATTGTAGCAAAATGAAATGTTTGACTGCATATGTTCATAATGGGGATGATTGCTAACCCTGTTCTCCTTTTTTTTCACCCCTTCAGGTGGAGGAAGAATACAACGGCAATGCTCGTATGCTTCCAGTGTGTTGAGGAGCTCTGCACCTCCATGACTGAAGCCCATTAATTAACTGGCCCGTTTCTACTCTTGGCTCTTAAATATTTCACCATTCAGGAACTGAAATGTGAGCTGTTGAGAGGTCTTCTCAGGGCTGAGGAATACCCTTAGGTCCAAAGAAAGGCAAAGTTCGGAGAAAGAGGGTCCGCAGTCGCAGGTTTCCTGGGTGTGCTGTTGGTGGCCATCTTGCAAGTCTTTCTGGGTGCGATGTGGGACTGCTTTCATTTCACGACTTGATGGAGCACATGCACTCTTTCGcccacacattttacacactgtCGATGTGTATGAGCTGCTTCCTGCTGAGACATGAAGTGGACTGTTGCGTATCATAGCCATATAGTCACTCCAAGACTCCCCTCCAACATGGAGGAAGCACTTTTCCAAAAGTTTCCAGCATATTACTGATTAGCTTCTAGCCTTTTTGGCTGACTTTTATTTGTTACTAATCATTCCATTAGAAGCCTCAGTTTGAGGATCGTTGGTAGAGGAACCATCTGTTAACATGCTGTATCattcattttgttttgtattttgttgaaTTTGTAGAAGCAGGTAAACTTAGTCAGAGATGGAAATGGAATGGAAGGTCCGTGTGAGATACTGCATGTTTTTGCCTCAGGGTATGAAGGGAACGTCATGCAGAGTTAATTTATCTTTATCGATCAGTGTTTTATAATGCTGTTTCTTCTATAATGCACTTTCTTATGGATGCAACGTGACATGTAACTGCCTACAGGGACAGTTTCCTATGTTAAGCCTGTTCATGTTTCAACCCTAGTCTTCCAGTTCTTTTTCTCAGTGTAATATTTTGCAGCTGATATAAAGATCAAGCTTGGACCTTCCACTGTATTGCATTCAAAACCTCATGTTAATCAAGGGCTCCGTTCAAGTGCATCATCTATGTGAATGTGGGCTGCATTGGGGAGCCAACAGAGAATGTGACACTAAAAGTGCCAAAACAGTGGTGTATGTGGGCCCCAACGTCCTGTTCAACATCAGGATCTGCACTGTGCATAAATATTTTCAATGTGACTGTTTTCTTTCTTAAGATGACATTTCATGATTGAAGACACTTTATGGTGCTCTTCctgtttttgttgtgtatgtgtatttgacTTTAATGTAAGACTGATCTATGGCATGGTTTTGCAATGCATCttttgtatgtgtatataaatatggtTTTGTATCTAAAACCCTATGGGTTTGTTTtcaataaaagtttgaaaaatttacaTTTGAGTTTCCtccatgttttttccttttcaaatATGTCATTTTTGGGTTGAGAGAATGTACAAGTAACAATACACAAAGGGTAAAATATACAGACACTGGCTTGGATTGCTAATTCATTGGAGCTGAAGGGTCTGATTTGCCAGGGACAAAGGCTACGATCACATAACAAgccacatataataataataataataataataataataataataataataataataataattgagacTCTAGcttaaaggtgaaatggatgcattagcagctcatatgtggagcatcttttgctggagttgAGAAAccgcaaacagctggtctgaagaacATGCTCAGgtagaggaggtgaaaaaaggccaggtggtttgcttttgctgtttttgcagctatagctgaagCAGCTGcgccaagagatgtgtgggtacaagagataAGATGTAGGGCATGTGTTAAAGCAACAAGACGtgtgaattctgatttgactgctCACATTTATgacgcatgtccatggatcggaaacgtatcagatttaggaccacatatgaaagtgactcaaatctgattgagcaaaaaaataatatttaagtcacttcagcctggtaatgtgaatgtagccaaagTGTCTTTAACTGTGTTAATGATCCTGACCCTCTGCAGCTGGTAGCTTCTCTAAGCCCACATTACAATGGTTTGAAAGCACTCACTGGGTTGACAACATCAATAATAACAAAACTACCCAAGAACCAAGAAGGCTCAGGCCTGTAACTGTCCACAGTTCAACAGATTGTCATATACTGAGAGACCAGAAATGTGCTCAATGTGCAGCTTACTAAGTgtcttgtttttaaataaaatattgggCTTATATTGGGAAATATGTTATGCATATTTCTGACTCCTATACTACAAACAACAGCTGTGCACTAAAATTCTACACtgattttattttacacaaagtGGAACAGCAAATATCTGCCCAATCAAACACAATTGCATTTTAATGTTTCATCACAACTACAGTACCTTAATAATGTTACCAAAATTAGCTGTTGTAAATGGATACCGGGTACCAAGTTCTCAATGTTTACTTTgaatgttttatttgattttgtgaTTTAAACAAACCCCCCCTATTCACTCATTTGAATCTTCCTAGGGATTTATGTTGTgtccctgtttctttttattgttgttgttttctcAATTAATTTTCCCTATATCATTGATTAGGAGttaagaatattttatatttttatcatataactgccatatttaattttaaagtttgttttattgtacagcactttggtcgacaattgatgtattttaaatgtgctttataaataaattcgacttgaCTTGACTGGACAAGGTAATGGAGGCTGTACCTTTGCTATCCCTCACAGTTAATAGTTTCTCACAGTTATCTTATACAAAATTAGCATAGAACTATTAAAACACTGTGCAACTGTCATGGACACCACTCTAAGGTTCCAATGCTGTTAgtataatttagtgttttgtataAACAGTATTTATGTGAGATTGTCTTAATGTCAGAGTAAAGGgattatatgttttttctttcagTCAGGAGGACTCAAAATGCGTCAGTTTCCTTCAGTTTCGTCTGTGGTGCGTAACTGCTGTATGGGCAGACGTGCGTGAGTGCAGTGGCAGGCCTGCAGATAAGCAAGGCCTTGTTTATCTCATGGGAAACGCTTGCTTTTTGGATAGTGCTGCCCATTTTCAGAATGGCGAAATGccaaaaaatgctgtttttaacagatttttggGTAAAGGGAGTTTTGAAAGCTTCAATAGAAACGCTTTAAtctattctattttttctttcagtgtgtgtgtgtgtatgtgtgttgttgggaagtgtgtatgtgtgaaataCCTGAAGAGATTCCAGTCTCCATTCCTCTGGGGTATAGCATGTCTGGTGAGACCCCCTGTCCATAAATCAGATATGCAATACTACTTTAGGTTGACAGCATAGTGCAGTACGGTGTAAACTCCGGCAGTACAGATCGCTAATAGAGTTTTAGTTAATCAGTCAATACGTTCTTGGTTTTTGGAAGTTTTCCAGTTTGGAAGGCCAATTCCCCAAACATTAGAACTCTCCTATCACTAGGGGAAGTTAAACCCTGTTGGTTTCTcatggttttttttgtttttgccaaaGTAGAGTTAATGGCAACAGCAATGTACATGAAATTTGTTTGGCTGTTTTAGATTAAGCACAGACATCTGAAGCGAGCTCCTAAAGCACTGACCAATAGAAGAGCTCAAATTAATCCCTTTAATTCCCATACTAAAGAATACAATTGGTGCATTACTACAGTACACATAAGGCTGGTTTCCTTAGACCTGGACTACACCAAATTCTGAATTAATATTCTCAATTAAAAAAAGAGATGTAGTCAAGaaataggcttaatccctgtccaggaaaacAACTCACAGGGGCTGGTTTTCCAGACAGGAATTAGGCCTAGTCTTGAATTACACATTATTTTAATCAATCAATGAATTGAAAGGAAAATGTAgtaaggcttaatccctgtttggggtTAGAGATTAAATAATGTACCTGGAACCTAAGTATGCATTTTTGTACTTGATTTTATAACAAACAAGTTACAGTTTTGAGTTTAAGGGGGCTTCTAATGATTcttatctttttattttcttaatgtaaacatttgttgCCAATATAGAGGTTCTACATACTCAcaaccctcacacacacagacacacacacacagaaagagagagagagagagagagcacaaagccttctccagctcatcccaaagattaATTaatgtctggactctgtggtgaactctcaatccatgtgtgaaaatgatgatctcatgctccctgaatcactctttcacaattccagcaccatgaatactggtattatcatcttggaatatgtcatcagaagaaaaaatccattgatggaacaacctggtctatattcagtatattcgggtagtcagctgacctcattccttcagcacatactgttgctgaacccagacctgaccaactgcagcatcaaccccagatcatttggtTAGTATTAGTTTTATATTGATTAATCATTGCACAGGAAAACATGTACTGAGTGTTcaagtggaaaaacaaaacagaacattgGTTCGGGTGGAACCACAAAGgaacataaaatattttctttggaTAACTTGGACATGCAGTT
Proteins encoded in this window:
- the txnipa gene encoding thioredoxin interacting protein a, whose translation is MVAMTKRMKVFEIAFNDPSKTFYSSGDKVAGKVLVEVAEVTRVLAMKVLGIGCAKVEYAKGKQRCREEIDYLKYEEVVHLDDQPADTDGSVILRPGNKYEYSFGFELPPGQLVSSYKGKFGYVQYYVKALMERPSQPALECKKHFEVEEPIDVNTPDLLSPTGGMKEKKVTCMFIPDGQVSLNAKIDRRGFCEGEDICIDAKFENTCSRIVVPKAAIVAKHTYQATGRTKVFRQKLSSVRGNHIISGMCDAWQGKTIRVPKIKPSMLGCNIIRVEYALMIYMHIPGSDKLILELPLVIGTVPYNGFGSRTNSVSSQEGSVSTSSASWVSLRMPSSAPPSYCDVTRDCRLDQPLTPLLDDYDGGDSPIFMNAPHFQFPPLPAYSEVEEEYNGNARMLPVC